In Micromonospora sp. NBC_01813, the following are encoded in one genomic region:
- a CDS encoding helix-turn-helix domain-containing protein, whose translation MSGSIGTTLLRRHIGRWFTVLRESAGISQDAAARELQRGSSTIWRIEAGDERIRFRDVDVHAMCTLYAVSPETRARLLNLTKETREAPKRAWWHDYTESALPAWFGLYVSLEDSADTIRHFVAESVPGLLQTRDYAEAVTRLPAGLLTEEEVKRRVSVRLERQALLSAPRPPHLRTIINEAVLHRLVGGPEVMAAQLSHILDVTKRHSVSVRILPYSAGEHAGMTSTFTLLSFPNAPLSSDPVEPPLAYVDTLTGALYLNKAEEIRAYDLVWSDLDDRALDEASSREMISNALEALSSGRSDQRHLAQEQP comes from the coding sequence TTGTCCGGCTCGATCGGCACAACCCTGCTCCGCCGACACATCGGCCGCTGGTTCACCGTCTTACGGGAGTCCGCCGGCATCAGCCAGGACGCCGCGGCTCGCGAGCTGCAACGCGGCTCCTCGACCATCTGGCGCATCGAGGCCGGCGACGAGCGGATCCGCTTCCGCGACGTCGACGTCCACGCCATGTGCACCCTCTACGCGGTCTCCCCGGAGACCCGCGCCCGCCTGCTCAACCTCACCAAGGAGACCCGCGAGGCGCCCAAGCGCGCCTGGTGGCACGACTACACCGAGTCCGCCCTGCCCGCCTGGTTCGGCCTCTACGTATCCCTCGAAGACAGCGCAGACACGATTCGCCACTTCGTTGCAGAATCAGTGCCTGGGCTCCTGCAGACTCGGGACTATGCAGAAGCGGTAACGCGGCTACCTGCAGGTCTGCTCACCGAGGAGGAGGTCAAGCGGCGGGTCAGCGTCCGGCTCGAACGGCAGGCGCTACTTAGCGCACCTCGGCCGCCTCACCTGCGTACGATCATCAACGAAGCTGTTCTGCATCGTCTCGTTGGTGGTCCCGAGGTCATGGCCGCTCAGCTCAGTCACATTCTTGATGTCACGAAGCGGCACAGCGTCTCCGTGCGGATCCTGCCGTACTCGGCCGGCGAGCACGCGGGAATGACCTCCACCTTTACTCTGCTCAGCTTCCCGAACGCACCGCTGAGCTCGGACCCGGTTGAACCACCTTTGGCCTACGTGGACACTCTGACCGGTGCTCTCTACCTCAACAAGGCGGAGGAGATCAGGGCATACGACTTGGTCTGGAGCGACCTTGACGACCGAGCCCTCGACGAAGCCTCGTCGAGGGAGATGATCAGTAACGCATTGGAGGCACTTTCCAGTGGTCGATCTGACCAACGCCACCTGGCGCAAGAGCAGCCGTAG
- the cas3 gene encoding CRISPR-associated helicase Cas3', producing the protein MSGERLLWAHSPGRNGGRWHRLEDHLRGTAELASRFAAPFGGGEVAYWLGALHDIGKASCAWQDKLTKVADSGERVGIDHKSLGTRIAHERGLGGYAGAIFGHHGGLIDTSSLGQSLKQGFSRAKDVASAEAELPRLLPDLPANLRHTIPEPWLQDRLVGEMALRLSYSALVDADGLDTGAHFDGLAAPRVRADTDFDHLYQRFEQRRAAMLAERKPSPVDGLREYVYDQCLSFADQPPGIYRLPAPTGAGKTLCAAGFALRHAARHQMRRVIVAVPFLTITGQNAAVYRGMLDEPGAEPVVLEHHSQVNFDDGAAGRWGRLAAENWDAPFIVTTFVRLFESLFGRRPSAMRRVHRLAGSVIVLDEVQALPHDMLVPILDGLRLLVQHFGATVLLSSATQPEFWSLPTLQDVEYVDVLSDVPAVASQLKRVRYEWQLDPAPTLADIADQAADAVDTPAGHPPAAMVVVNTTANAQAVFDTWRDNGDLDHAWHLSTRMCPAHRQRVLETVRDRLTKDEPVLLVSTQLIEAGVDVDFAIVYRAMAPADSLLQAAGRANREGRLDHGRVVIFAPADGSAPPTYPRLVDSAATHFGPDKADPDDPDALAAYYRSVYSTLNLNACDHVGQEIQRARVDWAYQTVADGPLTDSGHREHKRAFRIISDDGISVVTPQGAGTPTERAEVEDLIHRVRTAAVPDLRDLRRLQPYTTTVHPSVPQRDRGIRALMLPILGTEVRVGALVEWRGDYDPHTGMIFDPKLEDFIL; encoded by the coding sequence ATGTCTGGCGAGCGGCTGCTGTGGGCGCATAGTCCAGGTAGGAACGGCGGTCGCTGGCATCGGCTTGAAGATCATTTGCGGGGTACCGCTGAGCTGGCCAGCCGATTCGCGGCACCGTTCGGTGGCGGGGAGGTGGCGTACTGGCTGGGTGCCCTGCACGATATCGGGAAAGCGTCCTGCGCCTGGCAGGATAAATTGACAAAGGTCGCTGATTCTGGCGAGCGGGTCGGAATTGATCATAAGTCGTTGGGCACGCGGATCGCGCACGAACGCGGGCTCGGCGGCTACGCGGGCGCGATCTTCGGCCACCACGGCGGACTGATCGACACAAGTTCACTGGGGCAGTCCCTCAAGCAGGGCTTCAGCCGCGCCAAGGATGTCGCCTCCGCCGAGGCCGAGTTGCCCCGGCTGCTGCCCGACCTGCCCGCCAACCTGCGGCACACCATCCCCGAGCCGTGGCTGCAGGACCGGCTCGTGGGGGAGATGGCGCTGCGACTCAGCTACAGCGCCCTGGTCGACGCCGACGGGCTCGACACCGGTGCCCACTTCGACGGACTCGCCGCGCCTCGGGTCCGGGCCGACACCGACTTCGACCACCTCTACCAGCGCTTCGAGCAACGCCGCGCCGCCATGCTCGCTGAGCGGAAACCGTCACCCGTGGATGGTCTACGCGAGTACGTCTACGACCAGTGCCTCAGCTTCGCCGACCAACCGCCCGGCATCTACCGGCTGCCCGCGCCGACCGGTGCCGGAAAGACCCTCTGCGCCGCCGGGTTCGCGCTGCGGCACGCCGCGCGGCACCAAATGAGACGGGTCATCGTCGCGGTGCCGTTTCTGACCATTACAGGGCAGAACGCCGCCGTCTACCGTGGCATGCTCGACGAGCCCGGCGCCGAGCCGGTCGTCCTGGAGCACCACAGCCAGGTCAACTTTGACGACGGCGCCGCCGGGCGGTGGGGCCGACTCGCCGCCGAGAACTGGGACGCACCGTTCATCGTGACCACCTTCGTCCGCCTCTTCGAATCGCTGTTCGGTCGCCGGCCGTCCGCGATGCGGCGGGTGCACCGGCTCGCCGGCTCGGTGATCGTGCTCGACGAGGTGCAGGCCCTGCCACACGACATGCTGGTGCCGATCCTCGACGGCCTGCGGCTGCTGGTGCAGCACTTCGGCGCGACCGTGCTGCTCTCCTCGGCGACCCAGCCCGAGTTCTGGTCGCTGCCCACCCTGCAGGACGTCGAGTACGTCGACGTCCTGTCCGATGTGCCGGCCGTCGCCAGCCAGCTCAAACGGGTCCGCTACGAATGGCAGCTCGACCCCGCCCCGACGCTCGCCGACATCGCCGACCAGGCCGCCGACGCGGTCGACACCCCTGCCGGGCACCCGCCGGCCGCGATGGTGGTCGTCAACACCACCGCCAACGCCCAGGCCGTCTTCGACACCTGGCGCGACAACGGCGACCTCGACCACGCCTGGCACCTGTCCACCCGGATGTGCCCGGCGCACCGGCAGCGCGTACTCGAAACCGTGCGCGACCGACTCACCAAGGACGAGCCGGTCCTGCTGGTCTCCACCCAGCTCATCGAAGCCGGTGTCGATGTAGATTTCGCTATCGTTTACCGGGCGATGGCGCCCGCCGACTCGTTGCTGCAGGCCGCTGGCCGGGCCAACCGGGAAGGCCGCCTCGACCATGGCCGGGTCGTCATCTTCGCGCCCGCCGATGGCAGCGCTCCGCCGACGTACCCACGGCTCGTCGACAGCGCCGCCACCCACTTCGGACCCGACAAGGCCGACCCCGACGACCCCGACGCGCTCGCCGCCTATTACCGGTCCGTCTACAGCACACTCAACCTGAACGCCTGCGACCACGTCGGCCAGGAAATCCAGCGGGCCCGCGTCGACTGGGCGTACCAGACCGTCGCCGACGGGCCGCTCACCGACAGCGGCCACCGCGAACACAAGCGCGCCTTCCGCATCATCAGCGACGACGGCATCTCGGTGGTCACCCCACAAGGCGCCGGTACGCCGACCGAACGCGCCGAAGTCGAAGACCTCATCCACCGGGTACGCACCGCCGCCGTCCCCGACCTGCGGGACCTGCGCCGTCTGCAGCCCTACACCACCACCGTCCATCCAAGTGTTCCCCAACGCGACCGTGGGATCCGCGCCCTGATGCTGCCGATCCTCGGCACCGAGGTCCGCGTCGGCGCACTCGTCGAATGGCGCGGCGACTACGACCCGCACACCGGCATGATCTTCGACCCGAAACTGGAGGACTTCATCCTGTGA
- a CDS encoding Rossmann-like and DUF2520 domain-containing protein — MKDRPVGVIGAGRVGTALGLALVRAGYDLVGITARSDASRQRAADILPDIPLVDLPTIAKSAGIILLSVTDDAIGPVARKLAESGHLQPGQIVMHVSGACGLAVLAPATDVGAVPLAIHPAMTFPGLANDADNLTGLAYAITARPDDRPLAEELVRDLSGVPVWIADEDRTLYHAALVLGANNLITLLAASMDALGAAGVPDPGFVLAPLVRTSLENALRHGDQALTGPVRRADTGTIDAHVRALRDRAPGLLPAYLQFGLVTATRARHAALNEVDRLDEVVALLEARAAEANGDAGR; from the coding sequence ATGAAGGACCGGCCGGTCGGTGTCATCGGTGCAGGTCGGGTCGGCACCGCTCTCGGGCTGGCGCTGGTCCGTGCCGGCTACGACCTGGTAGGGATCACCGCCCGGTCGGACGCGTCGAGACAGCGAGCAGCCGACATCCTGCCGGACATCCCGCTGGTCGACCTGCCGACGATCGCCAAGAGTGCCGGCATCATCCTGCTCTCGGTCACCGACGACGCCATCGGTCCGGTCGCCAGGAAGTTAGCCGAGAGCGGGCACCTCCAGCCTGGACAGATCGTGATGCACGTGAGCGGGGCGTGCGGGCTGGCGGTCCTCGCACCAGCGACCGACGTGGGCGCCGTGCCACTCGCCATCCATCCGGCGATGACCTTTCCCGGTCTGGCTAACGACGCCGACAATCTCACCGGTCTGGCGTACGCGATCACTGCCCGGCCGGACGACCGGCCACTCGCCGAGGAACTGGTCCGTGACCTGTCTGGTGTTCCCGTGTGGATCGCCGATGAGGACCGCACTCTTTACCACGCCGCGCTGGTCCTCGGCGCGAACAACCTGATCACCCTGCTGGCCGCCTCCATGGACGCATTAGGCGCGGCTGGCGTGCCGGATCCAGGATTCGTCCTCGCCCCGCTGGTGCGCACCTCGCTGGAGAACGCACTGCGACACGGCGACCAGGCGCTGACCGGGCCGGTGCGCCGTGCCGACACCGGCACGATCGACGCGCACGTACGGGCGTTGCGCGACCGTGCTCCCGGACTGCTGCCGGCGTACCTTCAGTTTGGTCTGGTCACCGCGACGCGGGCCCGACACGCGGCGCTCAACGAGGTCGACCGGCTCGATGAGGTCGTCGCGCTGCTTGAGGCAAGAGCAGCGGAAGCCAACGGCGACGCCGGCCGGTGA
- a CDS encoding DUF397 domain-containing protein, protein MVDLTNATWRKSSRSGNAGACVEVSTNLPAVVAVRDSKDTTGPVLTFAPAQWATFTAHLPTDGGAR, encoded by the coding sequence GTGGTCGATCTGACCAACGCCACCTGGCGCAAGAGCAGCCGTAGCGGCAACGCTGGGGCCTGTGTAGAAGTATCGACGAACCTGCCTGCCGTCGTCGCCGTACGGGACAGCAAGGACACGACCGGCCCGGTCCTCACCTTCGCCCCCGCCCAGTGGGCCACCTTCACCGCCCACCTGCCGACGGATGGCGGCGCCCGCTGA
- the fxsT gene encoding FxSxx-COOH system tetratricopeptide repeat protein translates to MRRSAIRSGQRLDPRLSAAGVACVVAAIVAGGVELLGVRIPVVDSTVRQLLLAGLGLALLVASVFVTTREVSSEEMSMSTDRVPLPANTPRPKLTPRFTGREALLAEAHAALRGQRRLALAGLGGVGKTQLALAYVERFRSEHAVVWWLRAEDRVALDDDYLGLAAAHGVPVDSESPQPQQTEVIRRWLEERDNWLLVFDNAEAEDLVDDYLPQRRSGHVLVTTRNQHWRNATTLIVPPWKRSESVSFLAPPPGQHNDADALAAFLGDLPLALDQASSYMQETSTSLRDYLDLLRSRTADVLALGSLSNYPRTVASTWLASVATIRKELPIAQELLNLCAFLNPEGIPHTMLRSWSPDHPRRLRPLHDDRIVYNQAVSILSRYSLLQASPDGLTVHRLVQTLARQSLSPAERRRCAGTAVTYAAQALPLDVAATDNWPACDIVMPHALAAARHATEQNVTLQKVASVYARIGEYLRIQGQYEQALGVLRAAADILRRPHDFTTPDLPEILVRIGTVLRASGRLLDSLAALEEAIQLEEASRGQDHPRVAVTLNAAGTVLRGIGSLGRAREFHARALAIFERTLGSDHPACATTLNNIGNVERRVGDAEAAVRAHERAVDIREAHLGVRHPDVATSLNNLSNTYADAGDFTAARRCIERAVKIDTEVLGTGHPALAADLINHGVILHELGQSAEASRTLEQSLTINETALGATHPDVAVILNNLAVVRQALGEPEQARVLLTRAASILDAAADAGPDLAAVLHNLSRASAAAGDTTAAQDALRRCRIILAEQESTGPAPDPLPAEEAGAPWLLRLDKDVATAEFDLE, encoded by the coding sequence GTGCGCCGGTCGGCCATCCGGTCTGGGCAGCGGCTCGATCCACGTCTGTCGGCGGCCGGTGTCGCCTGCGTGGTCGCGGCGATCGTCGCCGGCGGGGTGGAGTTGCTCGGCGTCCGGATTCCGGTTGTCGATTCGACGGTACGGCAGTTGCTGCTCGCCGGCCTGGGGCTTGCGCTCCTGGTTGCGTCGGTGTTCGTGACGACTCGTGAAGTCTCGTCGGAGGAGATGTCGATGTCGACCGACCGCGTACCGCTTCCCGCCAACACTCCGCGGCCCAAACTGACGCCCCGGTTCACCGGCCGTGAGGCGTTGCTCGCCGAGGCTCACGCCGCCCTCCGCGGCCAACGGCGGTTGGCGCTGGCCGGTCTTGGCGGGGTCGGCAAGACACAGCTTGCGCTCGCCTATGTGGAGCGCTTCCGGTCCGAGCACGCGGTCGTCTGGTGGCTCCGGGCTGAGGACCGGGTCGCACTCGACGACGACTACCTCGGGCTCGCCGCCGCGCATGGGGTGCCGGTCGACTCCGAGAGTCCGCAACCCCAGCAGACCGAAGTGATCCGACGCTGGCTGGAGGAACGCGACAATTGGCTGTTGGTCTTCGACAACGCCGAGGCCGAGGATCTGGTCGACGACTACCTACCGCAGCGGCGTTCCGGGCATGTCCTGGTGACCACGAGGAATCAGCACTGGCGCAACGCCACTACCCTCATCGTGCCGCCGTGGAAGCGGTCGGAGTCCGTCAGCTTTCTCGCACCGCCGCCGGGCCAGCACAACGACGCGGACGCTCTCGCCGCGTTCCTCGGGGATCTGCCGCTTGCCCTCGACCAGGCGTCGTCGTACATGCAGGAGACATCGACCTCGCTGCGCGACTATCTTGACCTGCTGCGCTCGCGCACCGCTGACGTGCTGGCGCTCGGTTCGCTGTCCAACTATCCGCGCACCGTGGCGTCCACCTGGTTGGCGTCGGTGGCGACGATCCGCAAGGAGTTGCCGATCGCGCAGGAGCTGCTGAATCTCTGCGCCTTCCTCAACCCGGAGGGCATCCCGCACACCATGCTGCGGTCGTGGTCGCCGGACCACCCGCGCCGACTTCGTCCCCTGCACGATGACCGGATCGTCTACAACCAAGCGGTCAGCATCCTCAGCCGGTACTCGCTGCTGCAGGCGAGCCCGGACGGTCTCACGGTGCACCGGCTGGTGCAGACGTTGGCCCGGCAGTCGCTGTCCCCGGCTGAACGTCGGCGCTGCGCGGGCACCGCCGTCACCTACGCCGCGCAGGCTCTGCCACTCGACGTGGCGGCCACTGACAACTGGCCGGCCTGCGACATCGTCATGCCGCATGCGCTTGCCGCAGCCAGGCACGCCACCGAGCAGAACGTCACGCTGCAGAAGGTGGCCTCGGTGTACGCGCGGATCGGCGAGTATCTTCGGATTCAGGGCCAGTACGAGCAGGCGCTCGGTGTGCTGCGCGCCGCAGCCGACATCCTGCGCCGACCACACGACTTCACCACCCCGGACCTGCCGGAGATCCTGGTGCGGATCGGCACTGTTCTGCGGGCAAGTGGCCGGCTTCTCGACTCCCTCGCCGCGCTCGAAGAGGCAATCCAGCTTGAGGAAGCGAGCCGGGGGCAGGACCATCCAAGGGTGGCGGTCACCCTCAACGCCGCTGGAACGGTGCTCCGGGGCATCGGCTCCCTGGGACGGGCGCGAGAGTTCCACGCCCGAGCTCTGGCGATCTTTGAACGGACGCTCGGCAGCGACCATCCGGCCTGCGCAACCACACTCAACAACATCGGCAACGTAGAGCGGCGGGTCGGCGACGCCGAAGCTGCGGTCCGAGCGCACGAACGGGCAGTGGACATCCGGGAGGCGCACCTCGGCGTCCGTCATCCCGACGTCGCAACCTCGCTGAACAACCTTTCCAATACGTACGCCGACGCAGGCGACTTCACCGCCGCCCGCCGATGCATAGAGCGGGCCGTCAAGATCGACACGGAAGTACTCGGCACCGGGCATCCGGCCCTCGCCGCCGATCTGATCAACCACGGCGTGATCCTGCACGAACTTGGCCAGTCGGCGGAGGCGAGCCGGACGCTGGAACAGTCACTCACCATCAACGAGACGGCCCTCGGCGCGACGCACCCGGACGTTGCGGTGATCCTCAACAACCTCGCAGTTGTTCGCCAGGCGTTGGGCGAGCCGGAACAGGCAAGGGTCCTGCTGACCCGTGCTGCGTCGATCCTGGACGCGGCAGCCGACGCCGGCCCCGACCTTGCTGCGGTGCTGCACAACCTCAGCCGAGCGAGCGCGGCCGCCGGCGACACGACCGCAGCACAGGATGCCCTCCGACGCTGCCGGATCATCCTGGCAGAGCAGGAGTCCACCGGTCCGGCTCCCGATCCGCTGCCGGCCGAAGAAGCTGGCGCACCCTGGCTGCTACGGCTAGACAAGGACGTCGCCACCGCCGAGTTCGACCTTGAATAG
- the cas5c gene encoding type I-C CRISPR-associated protein Cas5c produces MTTEVVNGLTLRRSAAGDLPIAVQVTGDAALFSRPELKVERVTYPVMTPTAAVGVLESIYWKPEIRYEIVAIEVLKPIRQFTIRRNETTDVAPLAEAIRGTRRVDTVAHRDQRNAVCLRDVAYRIHAHLVPAAHADKPAAAYRDQLRRRVRRGACFQQPYLGTREFSADFSWPDDTPRDTTVNEEVGIMLHTIHRDGTGQPRMEWFAARVAEGVLYVPQRGMEMALPSSSGAA; encoded by the coding sequence GTGACCACCGAAGTCGTCAACGGGCTGACCCTGCGCCGCAGCGCAGCCGGCGACCTGCCGATCGCCGTCCAGGTCACCGGCGACGCCGCACTCTTCTCCCGCCCCGAGCTGAAAGTCGAACGGGTCACGTACCCGGTGATGACTCCCACGGCGGCGGTCGGCGTCCTCGAATCGATCTACTGGAAGCCCGAGATCCGCTACGAGATCGTCGCCATCGAGGTTCTCAAGCCGATCAGACAGTTCACCATCCGGCGCAACGAGACCACCGATGTCGCCCCGCTCGCCGAAGCGATCCGCGGCACCCGCCGGGTCGACACCGTCGCCCACCGGGACCAACGCAACGCCGTCTGTCTGCGGGACGTCGCGTACCGCATCCATGCGCACCTGGTGCCCGCCGCACACGCCGACAAGCCGGCCGCCGCGTACCGCGACCAGCTGCGCCGCCGGGTCCGTCGTGGTGCCTGCTTCCAACAGCCCTACCTCGGTACGCGCGAATTCAGCGCCGACTTCAGCTGGCCCGACGACACCCCACGGGACACCACCGTCAACGAAGAAGTCGGCATCATGCTGCACACCATCCACCGTGACGGCACCGGCCAGCCCCGGATGGAGTGGTTCGCCGCCCGCGTCGCCGAGGGAGTCCTCTACGTGCCGCAGCGCGGCATGGAAATGGCCCTGCCGTCGAGCAGCGGGGCCGCCTGA
- the cas8c gene encoding type I-C CRISPR-associated protein Cas8c/Csd1 has product MLLQRLVEYAATSADVIPPFYGRKPVRLIIDIAGDGTYRGMTDTIAPEAGARFGVERLVPAVTRTAGIAPALAADNVEYVLGWVADGGKADRIAKQHDAFTELIRDWATAEPDGPGPAIAAFYQRGQHVWVKEPAKWGRADMVGFRVNDEFAFAHDTARRYWATVAAGRKGIGRAGLCLVCGKTGDLLKTIPQQIPQRLLPGATQGASLVSVNEAVHGYELTKFLGHTPICVTCGLTFMSSLTVLLGDKSHSSSLQGQNARLTWWVVGGSTFDPMGPLDQEDEKTALEMIVSPVRGAEATVDDLSKFCSVTVSGNVARVVVRDWVEMPLSAVKTNLRRWFDDHKIAGWDGETTLVKLVQLTRVAGRWQPGRGSGPGSWIKLGARGEDRPGGLYHALWRAAILGAPLPPKLLAHVIDRIRTDGRVDAARVALIRLAVIRRHGLSPYAVERLTPTLNEDNRDPAYLSGRAFAVLDDLQQAVFRAANQPLNTTFAERYMGRAITNPQAVLVNGRRSATAWLRRLRGPLGKPAWAGAYANRLDDIFVHINADTSIPSSAVLTQKAAFVLGYHHQRAAMRAERIEAAASKKNTDLPPGPDVTPDAAAASEGDAA; this is encoded by the coding sequence ATGCTGCTGCAACGCCTAGTCGAGTACGCCGCGACCAGCGCCGACGTCATCCCACCTTTCTACGGCCGCAAACCCGTGCGTCTGATCATCGACATCGCCGGTGACGGCACCTACCGGGGGATGACCGACACCATCGCGCCGGAGGCCGGTGCCCGGTTTGGTGTCGAACGGCTGGTGCCTGCCGTCACCCGTACCGCTGGGATCGCCCCCGCGTTGGCCGCCGACAATGTTGAGTACGTGCTCGGCTGGGTCGCCGACGGCGGCAAGGCCGACCGAATCGCCAAACAGCACGACGCGTTTACCGAGCTGATCCGCGACTGGGCAACCGCCGAACCGGACGGGCCCGGCCCGGCGATCGCGGCCTTCTACCAGCGCGGTCAGCACGTCTGGGTCAAGGAGCCGGCGAAGTGGGGCCGCGCCGACATGGTCGGCTTCCGGGTCAACGACGAGTTCGCCTTCGCGCACGACACCGCCCGTCGCTACTGGGCCACCGTCGCCGCCGGACGCAAAGGAATCGGCCGGGCCGGCCTCTGCCTCGTCTGTGGCAAGACCGGGGACCTGCTCAAGACCATCCCGCAGCAGATCCCGCAGCGACTGCTGCCCGGCGCCACCCAGGGCGCGTCGCTGGTCAGCGTCAACGAAGCGGTACACGGCTACGAGCTGACCAAGTTCCTCGGGCACACCCCGATCTGCGTCACCTGCGGGCTGACGTTCATGTCCTCGCTGACCGTCCTGCTCGGCGACAAGAGTCACAGCTCCAGCCTGCAGGGCCAGAACGCCCGGCTGACCTGGTGGGTGGTCGGCGGGTCGACGTTCGACCCGATGGGTCCGCTTGACCAGGAGGACGAGAAGACGGCGCTGGAGATGATCGTCAGCCCCGTGCGTGGCGCCGAAGCCACCGTCGACGACCTGTCGAAGTTCTGCTCGGTCACCGTATCCGGCAACGTGGCGCGGGTCGTCGTCCGCGACTGGGTCGAAATGCCGCTGTCGGCGGTCAAGACCAACCTGCGCCGCTGGTTCGACGACCACAAGATCGCCGGCTGGGACGGTGAAACCACCCTCGTCAAACTCGTCCAGCTCACCCGAGTCGCCGGGCGGTGGCAGCCAGGCCGGGGGAGCGGCCCCGGCAGCTGGATCAAGCTCGGCGCCCGAGGCGAAGACCGGCCTGGCGGCCTCTACCACGCCCTGTGGCGGGCCGCGATCCTCGGTGCTCCACTCCCACCCAAACTCCTCGCACACGTCATCGACCGCATCCGAACCGACGGCCGGGTAGACGCCGCCCGGGTCGCCCTGATCCGGCTCGCCGTCATCCGCCGCCACGGACTTTCCCCGTACGCCGTAGAAAGGCTGACCCCCACGTTGAACGAGGACAACCGCGACCCCGCATACCTGTCCGGGCGGGCCTTCGCCGTGCTCGACGACCTGCAGCAGGCCGTCTTCCGCGCCGCGAACCAGCCGCTCAACACCACCTTCGCCGAGCGCTACATGGGCCGCGCGATCACCAACCCACAGGCCGTGCTCGTCAACGGCCGCCGCTCGGCCACCGCGTGGCTGCGCCGGCTGCGCGGCCCGCTCGGCAAACCGGCCTGGGCCGGCGCGTACGCCAACCGGCTCGACGACATCTTCGTCCACATCAACGCCGACACATCCATCCCCAGCTCAGCGGTGCTGACGCAAAAGGCCGCGTTCGTCCTTGGCTACCACCACCAGCGCGCCGCGATGCGGGCCGAGCGGATCGAAGCCGCCGCGAGCAAGAAAAACACCGACCTGCCGCCCGGCCCGGACGTGACGCCGGACGCTGCCGCCGCATCTGAAGGAGACGCCGCATGA